The proteins below are encoded in one region of Berryella intestinalis:
- a CDS encoding cell wall-binding repeat-containing protein — translation MNMTNNEVLASIARVPVRCAIAASLVGACALPPVALAAETGASESPAVPAQDAVSAASEAAPGTDAPSRAVDPAKDPLTGSAQTEEQLQESLKPVYDILSETGDDLAASGERAASASAFSPQDLASRSDVERYQGDTMFTTAVAESKAAYPDGSDTAILAGPGDAWIDALSGSGLAGALGPILFTQLDSLDGDTAAELERLGAHNIVILGGTAAVGAEVETQLRAAGKTVTRLGGADCFGTQMAIYNYGKEKDLWSNDQVFIATARGFGDALSLSPVAFANRAPIFLANGVDGFTSEQRSALSKAFSTGVLGNVVIGGGTAAISQEDEDYLAGLSRKAGGSVERLAGDDQYSTSSAIAEWATSTQNFGWDALAFSTGKLPYDALAGSVLQGRTQAPLLLVDEYFRSTVKAAAEHRSDVARVRVFGGPAAVSESVVSSIVARFNGQADPYDPASVPTSGVRSFAVGTSFAHMLELEQQANPYFSGDQVSSGFEKSANARFGESAFFYQHALITGGYSGSVTAAQLNSYIDRIVQYQESQYHVTSTLRGQGQAIIDAAREYGVNEVYLLCHAGLESAWGCSQFAQGTIPGAEGSYNFFGIAAFDDNPNNGGSYAHGQGWTTPERGIKGAAKWISEHYLRNGYPQNTIFKMRWNYNSSTDAVEHQYATSPTWTNGIAVSMAALYKSQGISMENSGLGFETPSFS, via the coding sequence ATGAACATGACGAACAACGAGGTGCTTGCCTCGATCGCGCGCGTCCCCGTGCGCTGCGCCATCGCCGCGTCCCTGGTCGGGGCGTGCGCGCTTCCCCCCGTTGCGCTCGCCGCCGAGACGGGCGCATCCGAAAGCCCGGCCGTCCCCGCTCAGGACGCCGTCTCTGCGGCAAGCGAGGCTGCGCCCGGGACGGATGCGCCTTCTCGAGCGGTCGACCCGGCGAAGGATCCCCTCACCGGTTCTGCGCAGACTGAAGAGCAGCTTCAGGAATCGCTGAAGCCCGTCTACGACATCCTGTCCGAGACCGGGGACGACCTCGCCGCTTCGGGCGAGCGCGCAGCCTCCGCTTCCGCGTTCTCGCCTCAGGACTTGGCGTCTCGCTCCGATGTCGAGCGCTACCAGGGCGACACGATGTTCACCACCGCCGTTGCGGAGTCGAAGGCCGCCTATCCCGACGGATCGGATACCGCGATCCTGGCGGGCCCGGGCGATGCGTGGATCGATGCGCTGTCTGGAAGCGGGCTTGCCGGCGCGCTCGGCCCCATTCTGTTCACCCAGCTCGATTCGCTTGACGGCGATACCGCCGCCGAGCTCGAGCGCCTGGGCGCGCACAACATCGTCATCCTGGGCGGGACGGCCGCCGTGGGCGCCGAAGTGGAAACCCAGCTGCGTGCGGCGGGCAAGACCGTGACGCGCCTGGGCGGAGCCGACTGCTTCGGCACGCAGATGGCCATCTACAATTACGGAAAAGAAAAGGACCTGTGGTCGAACGACCAGGTATTCATCGCTACGGCCCGCGGTTTCGGCGACGCGCTGTCGCTGTCGCCCGTGGCGTTTGCGAACAGGGCGCCCATCTTCTTGGCGAACGGTGTGGACGGGTTCACCTCCGAGCAGCGCTCCGCGCTGTCGAAGGCGTTTTCCACCGGTGTGTTGGGAAACGTGGTGATCGGCGGCGGAACCGCGGCCATCTCGCAGGAGGATGAGGATTACCTTGCGGGGCTTTCCCGCAAAGCGGGCGGTTCGGTGGAGCGCCTCGCGGGCGACGACCAGTACTCCACCAGCTCGGCCATCGCCGAATGGGCGACCTCGACCCAGAATTTCGGATGGGACGCACTGGCGTTTTCCACGGGCAAGCTCCCGTACGACGCACTGGCGGGATCGGTTCTCCAGGGTAGGACCCAGGCTCCCTTGCTGCTGGTGGACGAGTATTTCCGCTCTACCGTCAAAGCGGCTGCCGAGCACCGCTCCGACGTGGCCCGCGTGCGCGTGTTCGGAGGCCCTGCGGCCGTGTCCGAGTCGGTGGTGAGCTCGATTGTTGCCCGCTTCAACGGGCAGGCCGATCCGTACGATCCCGCTTCGGTTCCCACCAGCGGCGTGCGCTCGTTTGCCGTGGGCACTTCGTTTGCGCATATGCTTGAGCTCGAGCAGCAGGCGAATCCCTACTTCTCGGGCGACCAGGTGAGCTCCGGGTTCGAGAAATCCGCCAACGCGCGCTTCGGCGAGAGTGCCTTCTTCTACCAGCATGCGCTGATCACCGGCGGTTATTCGGGCTCCGTCACCGCCGCTCAGCTGAACAGCTACATCGATAGGATAGTCCAGTACCAGGAAAGCCAGTACCACGTGACCTCCACTTTGCGCGGCCAGGGGCAGGCTATCATCGACGCCGCCCGCGAGTACGGCGTGAACGAGGTGTACCTGCTGTGCCATGCCGGCCTCGAGAGCGCCTGGGGATGCTCGCAGTTCGCCCAGGGGACGATCCCCGGAGCCGAGGGGTCGTACAACTTCTTCGGCATCGCCGCGTTCGATGACAACCCGAACAACGGCGGATCCTATGCGCACGGGCAGGGATGGACCACGCCCGAGCGCGGCATCAAGGGCGCGGCGAAATGGATCAGCGAGCACTATCTGAGGAACGGCTATCCGCAAAACACCATCTTCAAGATGCGCTGGAACTACAACTCCTCGACCGATGCAGTGGAGCATCAGTACGCCACGTCGCCCACGTGGACCAACGGCATCGCCGTTTCCATGGCGGCGCTGTACAAGTCCCAGGGCATCTCGATGGAGAACTCCGGGTTGGGCTTCGAGACCCCCTCGTTCTCGTAG
- a CDS encoding NAD(P)/FAD-dependent oxidoreductase, with translation MVACDLIVAGGGPAGVSAAVYAASRGLDVILVEARAIGGVIGKVSLVTHYAAVPDGLSGQRFAQLMSDQLASAGVRVVVDPAVRFDLDGDEKLVACASGEEYRAPFVVLALGTTPRFLGVPGERTYRSMSAVADGPAFAGRTVYVIGGADGAVKEALHLSRIAAKVRLVCVEERLACIAQFRELVEEAGNIEVVPATRLAGIEGDGSSVRRLRFESVASGEVRTVEDEGCGVFVYAGGTPNTDLVSGQVELCGGRIAVNEGMETSLPGVYAAGDVRDKQVFQVATAVADGCIAGVRASAAFLARS, from the coding sequence ATGGTTGCATGCGACCTGATAGTGGCAGGGGGCGGGCCGGCCGGGGTGAGCGCGGCGGTGTACGCGGCGAGCCGCGGGCTGGACGTGATTCTCGTCGAGGCGCGCGCGATAGGCGGCGTGATCGGGAAGGTTTCGCTGGTCACGCATTACGCCGCGGTGCCCGACGGCCTCAGCGGGCAGCGGTTCGCGCAGCTCATGTCCGATCAGCTTGCAAGCGCCGGCGTTCGCGTGGTCGTCGATCCGGCGGTAAGGTTCGATCTCGACGGCGACGAGAAACTCGTCGCGTGTGCGAGCGGGGAAGAGTATCGGGCCCCGTTCGTGGTGCTCGCCCTGGGCACGACCCCGCGCTTCTTGGGCGTTCCCGGAGAGCGCACGTATCGCAGCATGAGCGCGGTTGCCGACGGCCCCGCTTTCGCGGGCAGGACCGTGTACGTGATCGGCGGGGCCGACGGGGCGGTGAAAGAGGCCCTGCACCTTTCCCGAATCGCCGCGAAGGTCCGGCTGGTGTGCGTCGAAGAGCGTCTCGCCTGCATCGCGCAGTTCCGCGAGCTGGTCGAGGAGGCGGGCAACATAGAGGTCGTGCCCGCTACCCGCCTCGCCGGGATCGAGGGCGACGGGTCCTCGGTTCGCCGCCTGCGCTTCGAGTCGGTTGCGTCGGGAGAGGTTCGGACGGTGGAGGACGAGGGCTGCGGGGTGTTCGTCTACGCCGGCGGCACGCCCAACACCGATCTCGTTTCCGGCCAGGTCGAGCTTTGCGGCGGGCGCATCGCGGTGAACGAGGGGATGGAGACGTCGCTGCCGGGCGTGTACGCGGCGGGCGATGTCAGGGACAAGCAGGTGTTCCAGGTCGCAACGGCGGTGGCAGACGGGTGCATCGCGGGAGTGCGCGCCTCTGCTGCGTTTCTCGCCCGCTCGTGA
- a CDS encoding efflux RND transporter permease subunit: protein MEAFARAVVRYRRAVVALFAALALASAYGMTLAQVNRDMSSYLPDSMPSRATLTALFDAFGETSELSVMVEGASDDEALRLAERIRSLGDVSDVVYDGADTRYRKDGFSLFEVSLEGGTYSQKAATALESVRDELRDFGLETDGASKNAFLGGAVVQANSDNLSATIALAMAFLLIILLVMSRSWVEPFVFLGTIGVAVLLGMGTNFLLPSISQLTFSIGAVLQLVLSMDYSIMLMNFYREQREAGKEPDESMVRALKRGGSAICASSATTVAGLLCLVAMSFGIGADLGIVLAKGVAFSLIVVFTLLPAVILACDKVILRTAKKAPRPQMKGLASAQFSLRKPLVVALVALFAVGMALKAGMGVSFYTQPSTEDDKAIAQEFGDRTRIALMLPADSDEADAALADIGSLDGIARLTSYATTIGAPLSAEAQAASLGLDAEAVERLYAIYAADKQVDSVEAVSLYDFLDWLAHDAPSNPALAGQIDPASFQQVSQALRTVQAAKDKLVANGVQRAVIDIDASAESDTARRTEAAVRSVLQDRLGGSFGMTGDPVVAAEAHAPFDRDLSLVTALTIAAIFLIVALTFRSIAVPIALVALIQGSINLTSGITGALGHDTFYIAVVVVQAILMGATIDYAILYTENYRHARKDGDVASSIARAYRTSIPTFTTSGSILFAATLVLGLTSSDPTTAQVCLTLARGTAIAIVSILLLLPGSLAALDRFVVPKSAAGKA from the coding sequence ATGGAAGCCTTCGCACGTGCTGTCGTTCGCTATCGCCGCGCGGTCGTCGCCCTGTTCGCCGCGCTCGCGCTCGCAAGCGCTTACGGAATGACGCTCGCGCAGGTCAACCGTGATATGTCGTCGTATCTCCCCGACTCGATGCCCAGCCGGGCAACGCTAACAGCCCTGTTCGACGCCTTCGGAGAGACAAGCGAGCTGTCGGTCATGGTCGAAGGGGCCTCCGACGACGAAGCCCTCCGACTGGCCGAGCGCATCAGATCCTTGGGCGACGTGTCCGACGTCGTCTACGACGGCGCCGATACGCGCTACCGCAAAGACGGGTTCTCGCTGTTCGAGGTGAGCCTGGAGGGAGGCACCTACTCGCAGAAGGCCGCCACGGCGCTGGAAAGCGTGCGGGACGAGCTGCGCGATTTCGGCCTGGAAACCGACGGGGCATCCAAAAACGCGTTCCTGGGAGGGGCCGTGGTCCAGGCCAATTCCGACAACCTTTCGGCAACCATCGCGCTTGCCATGGCCTTTCTCCTGATCATCCTCTTGGTCATGAGCCGGTCGTGGGTCGAGCCCTTCGTGTTTCTGGGCACCATCGGCGTCGCCGTTTTGCTGGGCATGGGAACGAATTTCCTGCTTCCCAGCATCTCCCAGCTCACCTTCTCCATCGGAGCGGTGCTTCAGCTGGTCTTGTCGATGGACTACTCCATCATGCTGATGAACTTCTACCGCGAGCAGCGCGAAGCCGGAAAAGAGCCCGACGAGTCGATGGTGCGCGCCCTGAAACGGGGCGGATCGGCCATCTGCGCGAGCTCCGCCACCACAGTCGCCGGGCTGCTGTGCCTCGTCGCCATGAGCTTCGGCATCGGGGCCGATCTGGGGATCGTGCTGGCGAAGGGGGTCGCCTTCAGCCTGATCGTGGTCTTCACGCTGCTTCCCGCCGTTATCCTCGCTTGCGACAAGGTCATCCTGCGCACCGCCAAGAAAGCCCCCCGACCCCAAATGAAGGGACTGGCCAGCGCGCAGTTCTCGCTGCGCAAACCCCTCGTCGTCGCCCTCGTGGCCCTGTTCGCCGTCGGCATGGCTTTGAAGGCGGGCATGGGCGTGAGCTTCTACACCCAGCCCTCGACCGAAGACGATAAGGCCATCGCGCAGGAGTTCGGAGACAGGACGCGCATCGCCTTGATGCTCCCAGCCGACTCTGACGAGGCGGACGCGGCTCTGGCCGATATCGGCAGCCTCGACGGGATCGCGCGCCTGACAAGCTACGCGACGACGATCGGAGCGCCGCTGTCTGCCGAAGCGCAGGCCGCGTCGCTCGGACTCGATGCCGAGGCAGTCGAGCGCCTCTACGCGATATACGCGGCAGACAAGCAGGTCGATTCGGTCGAAGCGGTTTCGCTCTACGATTTCCTGGACTGGCTCGCCCACGACGCCCCAAGCAACCCGGCTCTTGCCGGGCAGATCGATCCCGCCTCGTTCCAGCAGGTAAGCCAGGCCCTGCGAACGGTTCAGGCGGCGAAAGACAAGCTGGTGGCCAACGGGGTCCAGCGCGCCGTGATCGACATCGACGCGTCGGCCGAGTCGGATACGGCCCGCCGAACCGAAGCGGCCGTCCGATCGGTCCTTCAGGATCGTCTGGGCGGATCGTTCGGCATGACGGGCGATCCGGTCGTGGCCGCCGAGGCGCATGCGCCCTTCGACCGCGACCTCTCCCTCGTCACCGCCCTCACCATCGCCGCCATCTTCCTCATCGTGGCGCTCACGTTCCGCTCGATCGCGGTCCCCATCGCCCTCGTGGCCCTCATCCAAGGCTCCATCAACCTGACCTCGGGCATCACCGGCGCACTCGGACACGATACGTTCTACATCGCGGTCGTCGTGGTGCAGGCCATCCTCATGGGAGCCACCATCGACTACGCCATCCTCTACACGGAAAACTACCGCCATGCCCGGAAAGACGGCGATGTCGCCTCCTCGATCGCCCGGGCGTACCGCACGTCGATCCCCACGTTCACGACCTCGGGGTCCATCCTGTTCGCAGCGACGCTGGTGCTGGGCCTGACCTCGAGCGACCCCACAACCGCCCAGGTCTGCCTCACCCTCGCCCGCGGAACCGCCATCGCCATCGTCTCGATCCTGCTTCTGCTGCCCGGTTCGCTCGCGGCCCTCGACCGCTTCGTCGTGCCGAAAAGCGCCGCCGGCAAAGCGTAG
- a CDS encoding LysR family transcriptional regulator — MLLRQIQCFCAVCETGSFTKAAQSLYITQSAVSQQMKNLETDLGVSLFKRGGRNLSLSNAGKRFYEETSTILAQIDTAKKNAHQVGEEAGELIK; from the coding sequence ATGCTTTTACGTCAGATCCAATGCTTTTGCGCGGTGTGCGAAACCGGAAGCTTCACCAAAGCCGCCCAAAGCCTCTACATCACCCAGTCCGCCGTCTCCCAGCAGATGAAGAACCTCGAGACCGACCTTGGCGTGTCCCTGTTCAAGCGCGGGGGCCGCAACCTGTCCCTCTCCAACGCCGGGAAAAGGTTCTACGAGGAGACCAGCACCATCCTCGCCCAGATCGACACCGCGAAGAAAAACGCGCATCAGGTCGGCGAGGAAGCCGGAGAGCTCATCAAGTAG
- a CDS encoding DUF2339 domain-containing protein — MVENLVLLPMLVVVLAVFITYLVVSVARLRQELRDLRSQVLSLSAHLNAADVRVPSAPETAPSGKAPAMPASAPVPPHVAATSGPPAPPVVSPQGQAPVPPSAALPSNRGSFESVLGRNVLGIVASVLVFFGVVFLGALVVPYLDDGLRCVSMYLISFAFLAAGLALSLRRRSQFSLAVLGTGAGALFISVLMTHLHFGFLGELETFALLLVWTAACMALVKRFDSLLLSIVAHVGMIVSVCFAYGAGFDDARAAAIIVYQLLASALVVGGSALCFRRTYRFGLFASLGLTVVASLFMWERFGATLSVGFSSSLPDVAIVAAFSLQFAAASVLSVFLSVSASRLESSASRFAVHAASFVLWVAALFANVYWTAWKCASQVVFAGLGDRVLDGLGAAPGIYHVAGGLDVAVAASIACLVLYAGLMLLMYVRLGFDAGLGRFSVIGCAGIIAALMLWRCTAPSPTHAAGTFQLSFLLLLAVALYALAYALRDARYGVAGNVALGLEMLYLLAKGYGELARVGVFLEVCAMLLVLGALFWWWRGLPQPAQSRRAMPAALVGLVFFELSVSWFAGREFPYLSDAVSSFVLVSSVLAFYLAGFQRLSQEGSGWWVAAWVNELVALLAAASAIGESNLGAFGAGSIPLVALYSAVAAMAFAIVALRIRSFSRQGAWAPAVLQVVTGIVFTALCLAVVKGSTSLLDSGYAVSVLCMLCALACVAAGFALRLKPLRLYGLVFAILCVFKLGVVDVASASAWARVVAFIGGGVICFAISALYNYAAKRFDDAL, encoded by the coding sequence ATGGTTGAGAATCTCGTGCTTCTGCCGATGCTCGTCGTGGTGCTCGCGGTTTTCATAACGTATCTGGTCGTTTCCGTCGCCCGTTTGCGACAGGAGCTGCGCGATCTGCGCTCACAGGTCCTTTCGCTCTCGGCGCACCTGAACGCCGCGGATGTGCGGGTCCCGTCGGCGCCGGAGACGGCTCCTTCCGGCAAGGCGCCCGCGATGCCGGCGTCTGCTCCCGTGCCGCCTCATGTCGCGGCGACGTCTGGGCCTCCGGCGCCCCCCGTCGTTTCCCCGCAGGGTCAGGCGCCCGTTCCCCCTTCTGCCGCCCTCCCGTCGAACCGGGGCTCCTTCGAGAGCGTGCTGGGGAGAAACGTCCTGGGCATCGTCGCCTCGGTCCTCGTTTTTTTCGGGGTCGTGTTCCTGGGGGCGCTCGTTGTGCCGTATCTGGACGACGGTTTGCGCTGCGTGTCCATGTACCTGATCAGCTTCGCGTTTCTCGCTGCGGGCCTCGCGCTTTCCCTGCGCCGGCGCTCTCAGTTCTCCCTGGCCGTCCTCGGTACGGGTGCAGGGGCCCTGTTCATCTCGGTTCTCATGACGCATCTGCATTTCGGTTTTTTGGGAGAGCTGGAAACGTTCGCTCTTTTGCTGGTGTGGACGGCCGCCTGCATGGCGCTCGTTAAGCGCTTCGATTCGCTGCTGCTTTCCATCGTGGCCCATGTGGGCATGATCGTGTCGGTCTGCTTCGCTTACGGCGCGGGCTTCGACGATGCCCGCGCTGCCGCCATCATCGTCTACCAGCTTCTGGCCAGCGCGCTCGTCGTCGGGGGGAGCGCGCTGTGCTTCAGGCGGACCTACCGCTTCGGCCTGTTCGCCTCGCTCGGCCTTACGGTGGTCGCCAGCCTGTTCATGTGGGAGCGCTTCGGAGCGACGCTTTCCGTGGGATTCAGTTCGAGCTTGCCCGATGTCGCCATCGTGGCCGCATTCTCGCTGCAGTTCGCGGCCGCGTCCGTCCTTTCGGTCTTCCTCAGCGTTTCCGCCTCCCGACTCGAGTCCTCGGCTTCCCGCTTCGCCGTGCATGCGGCGAGCTTCGTCCTTTGGGTTGCGGCGTTGTTCGCGAACGTGTACTGGACTGCTTGGAAGTGCGCATCCCAGGTCGTTTTCGCGGGACTGGGCGACCGCGTGCTCGACGGTCTCGGCGCTGCGCCGGGCATCTACCATGTGGCGGGCGGGCTCGATGTCGCGGTCGCCGCGAGCATCGCGTGCCTGGTCCTCTACGCCGGGCTCATGCTGCTCATGTACGTCAGGCTCGGTTTCGACGCGGGCTTGGGGAGGTTCTCCGTCATCGGGTGCGCCGGGATCATCGCGGCGCTGATGCTGTGGCGCTGCACGGCCCCTTCTCCGACCCATGCGGCTGGAACCTTCCAGCTGTCGTTTTTGCTGCTGCTGGCAGTTGCGCTGTACGCGCTCGCCTATGCGCTGCGCGATGCGCGCTACGGTGTGGCCGGCAACGTCGCGCTCGGACTGGAGATGCTCTATCTGCTCGCGAAAGGATACGGGGAGCTTGCGAGGGTCGGCGTCTTTCTCGAGGTGTGCGCCATGCTGCTCGTGCTCGGCGCGCTGTTCTGGTGGTGGAGGGGGCTGCCCCAACCTGCGCAGAGCCGTCGCGCGATGCCCGCGGCGCTGGTGGGACTGGTTTTCTTCGAGCTTTCGGTCTCGTGGTTCGCAGGCAGGGAGTTCCCCTACCTGTCCGACGCGGTTTCGAGCTTCGTGCTGGTCTCGTCCGTCCTGGCGTTCTACCTGGCGGGTTTTCAGCGGCTTTCCCAGGAGGGGTCGGGTTGGTGGGTTGCCGCGTGGGTCAACGAGCTCGTTGCGCTGCTTGCAGCGGCGAGTGCGATTGGCGAAAGCAACCTTGGAGCCTTCGGAGCGGGCTCGATACCGCTTGTCGCGCTGTACTCGGCGGTTGCCGCGATGGCATTCGCAATCGTTGCGCTGCGCATTCGCTCTTTTTCCAGGCAGGGGGCCTGGGCGCCTGCCGTGCTGCAGGTCGTCACGGGCATCGTGTTCACGGCGCTGTGCCTGGCCGTCGTGAAGGGGTCGACCTCTCTGCTGGATTCGGGCTATGCGGTCAGCGTCTTGTGCATGCTGTGCGCTCTTGCATGCGTGGCCGCGGGATTCGCCTTGCGTCTGAAGCCGTTGAGGCTCTACGGCCTGGTATTCGCCATCCTCTGCGTTTTCAAGCTCGGCGTGGTGGATGTCGCTTCCGCATCGGCGTGGGCGCGCGTGGTGGCCTTCATCGGCGGCGGTGTCATCTGCTTCGCGATAAGCGCGCTGTACAACTATGCGGCGAAGCGCTTCGATGACGCTCTTTGA
- a CDS encoding sensor histidine kinase produces MARRSARRLQRRKSFGFPAFITGQLAMFFMMGVIIVAVDFMVLSVVFAIATGGTSSSYESPTEIAGRVDDALARGEDGSYSLTDYDLGQSLTERGFWAMLVSDETGDAVWEMNAPDDAERSYSLSSMARLARSGYVGSSPAFFWQRDEGVLMIVAPSEDYVNIVQAVPASDIARIPLYILTIVLLDVAIMFVYVVLSHLSTQRSIRPISEALEDLSEGKPVSVNVGGRMGVIGQTLNEASAIIREKDRARESWIRGVSHDIRTPLSVITGRADKLSNDARLPEDARTEAALVRTQGLRIKDLVNDLNAAARLEYDTQPLNKEGIALLSMLRELASEYLNGGLPSGYDLEFQASSAVGRAAVTGDVRLLYRAVQNAVQNSMNHNPQGCRIALTLDRSEGIDDLPVPCAVIAISDDGVGVDGEKLSLLQQKIDDAQKSSKLAVRRLTESPLPVGAPEPPPGFVRAQRVSEAGDHKDVDPEHGLGLQLVARIAAAHGGQVRVYAPAAGGFSIAIFLPLD; encoded by the coding sequence GTGGCGCGCAGATCGGCTCGTCGGCTCCAGCGCCGCAAGAGCTTCGGGTTTCCCGCCTTCATCACCGGGCAGCTGGCCATGTTCTTCATGATGGGCGTGATCATCGTGGCCGTCGACTTCATGGTGCTCTCGGTGGTGTTCGCCATTGCGACCGGGGGCACCTCGTCTTCCTACGAATCGCCCACCGAGATCGCCGGGCGCGTGGACGACGCGTTGGCTCGCGGGGAAGACGGCTCGTACAGCCTGACCGATTACGATCTGGGCCAGAGCCTGACCGAACGGGGCTTCTGGGCGATGCTCGTCTCCGATGAGACGGGGGATGCGGTATGGGAGATGAACGCCCCCGACGACGCCGAGAGGTCGTATTCGCTGAGCAGCATGGCGCGCCTGGCGCGGTCGGGCTACGTCGGGTCGTCCCCGGCCTTTTTCTGGCAGCGCGACGAGGGGGTTCTGATGATCGTCGCCCCCAGCGAGGACTACGTCAACATCGTGCAGGCGGTTCCCGCTTCCGACATCGCGAGGATCCCGCTGTACATCCTGACGATCGTCTTGCTCGACGTGGCGATCATGTTCGTGTACGTGGTGCTTTCCCATCTCAGCACCCAGCGCTCGATCAGGCCCATATCCGAGGCGCTGGAAGATCTGTCGGAAGGAAAGCCCGTGTCGGTGAACGTGGGGGGCCGCATGGGCGTGATCGGCCAGACGCTGAACGAGGCTTCGGCCATCATCAGGGAGAAGGACCGTGCGCGCGAATCGTGGATCCGGGGCGTGTCGCACGATATCCGCACGCCGCTGTCGGTGATCACCGGGCGGGCGGACAAGCTGTCCAACGATGCTCGCCTGCCCGAGGACGCGCGCACGGAGGCGGCGCTCGTGCGCACCCAGGGGCTGCGCATCAAGGACCTGGTGAACGACCTGAACGCAGCCGCGCGCCTGGAATACGACACCCAGCCGCTCAACAAGGAGGGCATCGCACTTCTCTCGATGCTGCGCGAGCTTGCATCCGAGTACCTCAACGGGGGGCTTCCGAGCGGTTACGACCTGGAGTTCCAGGCGAGCTCCGCGGTCGGGCGGGCTGCGGTGACCGGTGACGTCCGCCTTTTGTACCGCGCCGTGCAGAACGCCGTCCAGAACTCGATGAACCACAACCCGCAAGGTTGCAGGATAGCCTTGACCCTCGATCGGTCGGAGGGCATCGACGATCTGCCCGTTCCCTGCGCCGTCATCGCGATCAGCGACGACGGGGTGGGGGTGGATGGCGAGAAGCTCTCCTTGCTGCAGCAGAAGATCGACGATGCGCAGAAAAGCTCGAAGCTGGCGGTGAGGCGCCTGACGGAAAGCCCGCTGCCCGTGGGAGCTCCCGAACCGCCGCCGGGATTCGTGCGCGCCCAGCGCGTGTCGGAGGCAGGCGATCACAAGGACGTCGATCCCGAACACGGACTGGGCCTGCAGCTGGTCGCGCGCATCGCTGCCGCGCACGGCGGGCAGGTTCGGGTCTACGCCCCGGCCGCCGGAGGGTTTTCCATAGCGATCTTCCTGCCGTTGGATTAA
- a CDS encoding response regulator transcription factor, producing MGSVESYLLEKHIVVVDDEAALRDLVTSIFEQEGFSKVTTFASPLEALAYCRQAKANGETVDLFVLDVMMPVLDGFALLGEIRAIQGFQRTPALFLTAKDEPSDRIDGLGRGADDYIAKPFLPQELVLRMLAVLRRCYARESPSIDLGFCKVDLDTAEVERPDGTVMLTAKEHDILEVLAQNRGRIVTIDALSNACWGDSFGYENTLMAHVRRLREKIEEDPSNPTSLVTARGLGYKLNVRG from the coding sequence ATGGGTTCGGTGGAATCGTATCTGCTTGAAAAGCATATCGTGGTGGTGGACGACGAGGCCGCGCTGCGCGATCTGGTCACGTCGATCTTCGAGCAGGAGGGTTTCAGCAAGGTCACGACGTTCGCCTCTCCTCTCGAAGCCCTGGCGTACTGCCGCCAGGCCAAGGCCAACGGCGAGACGGTGGACCTGTTCGTGCTCGACGTCATGATGCCCGTGCTCGACGGGTTCGCGCTTCTGGGCGAGATACGCGCCATCCAGGGGTTCCAGCGGACCCCGGCGCTGTTCCTGACGGCCAAAGACGAACCGTCCGACCGCATCGACGGCTTGGGGCGCGGCGCCGACGACTACATCGCGAAGCCGTTTCTGCCCCAAGAGCTGGTGCTGCGCATGCTCGCGGTCCTGCGCCGCTGCTACGCGCGGGAAAGCCCCTCCATCGATCTGGGCTTCTGCAAGGTCGACCTCGATACGGCGGAGGTCGAGCGCCCCGACGGGACGGTCATGCTCACCGCCAAAGAGCACGACATCCTCGAGGTGCTCGCTCAGAACCGCGGGCGCATCGTCACGATAGACGCGCTTTCCAACGCGTGCTGGGGCGACTCCTTCGGTTACGAGAACACCCTGATGGCGCACGTGCGGCGCCTGCGCGAGAAGATCGAAGAGGATCCCTCTAACCCGACGTCGCTCGTCACGGCGCGCGGGTTGGGGTACAAGCTGAACGTCAGGGGGTAG